ttagtaatttagcagatgctattatccagagcaatttacaggagcaattagggttatgtgccttgctcaagggcacatggacagatttttcacctagttgactcggggattcgaaccagcaaccttttggcaCAACACTCTGAACCACTACTACTTTCAAGGTAAGAAAACAGTCAGAGAATCATGAGATTGAAGTAAACAACTCCTTTGAATATAAACctacctctgtgtctgtctgagcAGGCAGTGTCTTGTGATGTGGGTAGAGCCCTCCTCTGTGCTGCAGCAGAGCCGTTGAGGCCTGTTCTTCCactactgactggctgactgtcctCCTCAGACCAACACTCCCTGACCTGTGACTTGCCCTCTGTATATGGGTCACTGTGTGAGGTGATGGTAGTGAAGCCGTGTGACACCGCTGTCGGGGCACAGCGTCTCTGTCTCCAGAGTCTGCCCTCCTCAGTGCCTGCTCCAATTTTAGGTGCATGACCGCAGCCAGCTCCCTGTGCCGCTGAGCCCTGGggcagagggacagggaggaagaggagcaggaagatggcagagagaggacaggagagcatgGAGAAGAGGTAGAGGGGAATCCATCCTCGTCACTGACTGCAGGATCAATATCTGTATTACTCGTggacacagagggaggagaggaggggagagaagccTCAGAACAGATCTCCACCCCAGAATCCTCTGTATCAGACCGCATCAGTGTCCCCACGTTAGATTTAGACATGAAAGTGGCCCCTGAAAGCATGAGGGAATCTCCAGATTCACCTCCTTCCCACTGGCCCTCCATAGCTACTCTCTCCTGGGGGCCCTCAATCACCCAGGTCTCCAGAGAATTGGTAAAGCGCATGAAATCCATTTCAAAAACCCAAattctgtctcctcttcctcattctTCTTCTGCTAAATGGTAGCAGCACGAGGAGGAAAATGAAAAGTCTCTGGTTTAGAGAAGCCCACATAGTCATTAACTGAGGTGAGTTTGGGATGTAGAATTTGAAACATCCCTGATGCTCCGCCTGCATTCTTATGACACACCTCCTCATCAATCATCCTGTCACGGCGCTGATGCTGCATGCATATGGAGGCCTGTGTGGAGCGGCTGTTCTCTGGCATATCTCTGTGGTTTGTATTGGGAGTATGACTTACGCTCACTTGAGCCCCCAACTCCCCCATAAACACCATACAACTCAGGTATGACAGGGGCAAGCCATGACAAGGCCAAAGTGATAGCAACACCATGTGTCAGTCCCACAGACTGACTGTGGTGCCTCTCAACCAGTTAGCTGCTGATGAAAGATAAATCTTTCTGGACAACAATACCTTACATAACAGAGAGGTTTGTCATGTATGTGAGTGGGtaggtgtgatgtgatgtgagacAAGACATAGATTGATAAGACAATCTAGGTAAAGCAATCTGTAATAACTCGCGtcagggaagcctagtggttaaagagtgggactagtaaccggaaggttgcaagttcaaaacccccgagctga
The sequence above is drawn from the Oncorhynchus gorbuscha isolate QuinsamMale2020 ecotype Even-year linkage group LG11, OgorEven_v1.0, whole genome shotgun sequence genome and encodes:
- the si:dkey-106l3.7 gene encoding uncharacterized protein si:dkey-106l3.7 encodes the protein MDFMRFTNSLETWVIEGPQERVAMEGQWEGGESGDSLMLSGATFMSKSNVGTLMRSDTEDSGVEICSEASLPSSPPSVSTSNTDIDPAVSDEDGFPSTSSPCSPVLSLPSSCSSSSLSLCPRAQRHRELAAVMHLKLEQALRRADSGDRDAVPRQRCHTASLPSPHTVTHIQRASHRSGSVGLRRTVSQSVVEEQASTALLQHRGGLYPHHKTLPAQTDTEIREKDVCEEEYEGLTPGLGYLEQVCRMLEEIARLQLRNLGLQVEMDALREQQGSQNSERNQCDFKASEEGGPSANERLEVKDYEDLPCQSSHSNSNVHQHFRHRSTSDTVLMMGHLKKGMEVSGRRSRTIDDLLEHEKQEKEESGKKEQGSRSKTWKLKIGSLRRETTEKTSQQMNSSVKKASGRWLGQLFRSRKAVPE